From the genome of Duffyella gerundensis, one region includes:
- the murQ gene encoding N-acetylmuramic acid 6-phosphate etherase, producing the protein MKIDLSALTTEGRNAASTDIDRLSTLEMLTVINQEDKKVALAVEAILPAIACAVDAIVAAFAQGGRLIYCGAGTSGRLGILDASECPPTFGTPRSQVVGLIAGGHQAILQAVENAEDNQQQGAQDLIDIGFSRHDVLVGIAASGRTPYVLGALEYANATGAVTAALSCNPHSPMAQLAQIALTPVVGPEVITGSSRMKAGTAQKLVLNMLTTGAMIRSGKVYGNLMVDVEATNQKLVQRQIDIVMQASDCSADEARAALDACGGHCKTAILMRLADLNAAAAQALLAVHKGFIRQALQAATHFSG; encoded by the coding sequence ATGAAAATCGACCTTTCTGCTCTAACCACCGAAGGGCGTAACGCCGCCAGCACCGATATCGATCGCCTCTCCACGCTGGAGATGCTGACCGTCATTAATCAGGAAGATAAAAAAGTCGCGCTGGCGGTAGAAGCGATTTTGCCTGCTATCGCCTGCGCGGTGGATGCCATCGTTGCCGCCTTTGCGCAGGGTGGCCGACTGATCTATTGCGGCGCCGGCACTTCCGGGCGGCTGGGCATTCTGGATGCCAGCGAATGCCCGCCAACGTTTGGTACGCCGCGCTCGCAGGTGGTGGGGTTGATTGCGGGCGGCCATCAGGCCATTTTACAGGCGGTGGAAAACGCCGAAGATAATCAGCAGCAGGGCGCGCAGGATCTGATCGATATCGGTTTCAGCCGTCATGACGTGCTGGTGGGCATCGCGGCCAGCGGCCGGACGCCGTACGTACTGGGTGCGCTGGAGTACGCTAACGCCACCGGCGCGGTCACCGCTGCGCTGAGCTGCAATCCGCACAGCCCGATGGCGCAGCTGGCGCAGATCGCCCTGACGCCGGTGGTCGGCCCGGAGGTGATCACCGGCTCGTCCCGCATGAAAGCGGGAACGGCGCAAAAGCTCGTGCTGAATATGCTGACCACCGGCGCGATGATTCGCAGCGGCAAGGTCTACGGCAACCTGATGGTGGATGTTGAAGCCACCAATCAGAAGCTGGTGCAGCGGCAGATAGATATTGTGATGCAGGCCAGCGACTGTAGCGCTGACGAGGCGCGCGCGGCGCTGGACGCCTGCGGCGGGCATTGCAAAACGGCGATTCTGATGCGGCTGGCCGATCTCAATGCCGCCGCGGCGCAGGCGCTGCTGGCGGTACACAAGGGTTTTATTCGTCAGGCGCTGCAGGCCGCAACGCACTTTTCCGGTTAG
- the gltP gene encoding glutamate/aspartate:proton symporter GltP: MKGFKLSLAWQILIALALGIVVGAVLHNQPDDREWLITNVLSPAGDIFIHLIKMIVVPIVISTLIVGIAGVGDAKKLGRIGVKTILYFEVITTVAIVVGITAANVFQPGSGIDMSSLSKVDISKYEATTEQVQSGAHSLVITIMSLIPTNIFAAIAKGDMLPIIFFSVLFGLGLSSLPAEHRDPLLKLFRSTSETMFKVTNMIMRYAPIGVFALISVTVANFGFASLVPLAKLVLLVYVAILFFAFVVLGTVARICNLRITTLMRILKDELILSYSTSSSETVLPRIMEKMEAYGAPKAITSFVVPTGYSFNLDGSTLYQSIAAIFIAQLYGIDLSLGDEIVLVLTLMVTSKGIAGVPGVSFVVLLATLGSVGIPLEGLAFIAGVDRIMDMARTALNVVGNALAVLVIAKWENQFDQKQAQHYELQLSTQGAK; encoded by the coding sequence ATGAAAGGTTTTAAACTTAGCCTTGCCTGGCAAATCTTGATTGCGCTGGCGCTGGGTATTGTCGTGGGTGCAGTGCTGCATAATCAGCCGGACGATCGCGAATGGTTAATCACCAACGTGTTGAGTCCAGCTGGCGACATCTTTATTCATCTTATCAAGATGATTGTGGTCCCGATTGTGATTTCCACCCTGATTGTCGGCATTGCTGGCGTCGGTGATGCGAAAAAGCTGGGTCGGATTGGTGTGAAAACCATTCTCTATTTTGAAGTAATCACCACCGTGGCGATCGTAGTCGGTATTACCGCCGCCAACGTGTTCCAGCCTGGCAGCGGCATCGATATGTCGTCGTTATCGAAGGTGGATATCTCAAAATATGAAGCGACAACCGAACAGGTGCAGAGCGGGGCGCATAGCCTGGTGATCACCATCATGTCGCTGATCCCAACTAACATTTTTGCCGCCATCGCCAAAGGCGACATGCTGCCGATCATTTTCTTCTCGGTGCTGTTTGGCCTGGGATTATCATCGCTGCCCGCAGAGCATCGCGATCCGCTGCTGAAGCTGTTCCGCTCAACCTCGGAAACCATGTTCAAAGTCACCAACATGATCATGCGCTATGCGCCGATCGGGGTGTTTGCACTGATTTCCGTCACCGTGGCCAACTTCGGTTTTGCCTCGCTGGTGCCGCTGGCCAAGCTGGTGTTGCTGGTATACGTGGCGATTCTGTTCTTCGCCTTTGTGGTGCTGGGTACGGTGGCGCGCATCTGTAATCTGCGTATTACCACGCTGATGCGCATCCTGAAAGATGAGCTGATCCTCTCTTACTCCACTTCCAGTTCGGAAACGGTGCTGCCGCGCATCATGGAGAAGATGGAAGCCTACGGCGCGCCAAAAGCGATCACCAGCTTTGTGGTGCCGACCGGCTACTCGTTTAATCTCGATGGCTCAACGCTGTATCAAAGCATCGCTGCCATCTTTATCGCCCAGCTGTACGGCATCGACCTGTCGTTAGGCGATGAGATTGTGCTGGTATTGACGCTGATGGTGACCTCGAAAGGCATCGCTGGCGTACCGGGCGTTTCGTTTGTGGTACTGCTGGCCACGCTGGGCAGCGTGGGTATTCCGCTGGAAGGCCTGGCCTTTATTGCCGGTGTTGACCGCATCATGGATATGGCGCGTACCGCGCTCAACGTGGTGGGCAACGCGCTGGCGGTGCTGGTGATTGCCAAATGGGAAAACCAGTTCGACCAGAAACAGGCGCAGCACTACGAGCTGCAGCTCAGCACGCAGGGCGCGAAGTAA